A window of Nymphalis io chromosome 18, ilAglIoxx1.1, whole genome shotgun sequence genomic DNA:
TAAGGAGTTAATTACACAGAATATGTTCTTCAATGGAGGTGACAAATGGAAAGTTCTACGTCAAAATTTAACGGCGCTGTTTTCATCTGccaaaatgaaaaatatgtttcCTTTGATTGAATCTTGTGCCAGCGCTTTAGAAGACGCGTTAAATAGAGAAATGACCAATCAAAATACAATTGAGATCAAATCACTTTTAGCAAGATACACCATGGACTGTATCGGATCGTGTGCTTTTGGTATAAACACCGGTACATTAACGGCAAAGTCGTCTTCTAATCCGTTCACTATAATGGGTGAAAAATTGTTCGATGTTACTAACTATGGGGGATTTCGATTGGTCAGCCGTGCGATGTGGCCCGCCCTCTTTTATAGATTAGGGTTTACTTTGTTCGATAATGATATAAtacatttctttaataaaatacttacagaAGTCTTTGAAAGCCGCCAGTACAAGGAATCTTCGAGAAACGATTTCGTTGATCTTATTTTGGGTTGGAAGAAAAAGTCATATTTAATTGGTGACAGCATAACTAAGTTCAATACTGGAGCTAAGACGACAATAAGCCTGAATGTAGATGATAATTTACTGATCGCTCAGTGCACTCTCTTCTTTGCTGCTGGATTTGAAACGACGTCAACTACTACAAGTTTCATACTTTACGAACTAGCAAAGAGGAAAGATGCTCAGACTCGAGTGCTTGAAGAAATCGACGACTATTACCAAAGACACGAAGGCAAGATAGAATACGAGTGTATCAATGAGATGCCGTTTGTTCAAGCGTGCATTGACGAAACACTTCGTATTTACCCTGTCCTGGGTGTTCTCACTCGCGAAGTAACGGAAAACTATACTCTTCCCACAGGTCTGCTTTTAGAGAAAGGTACTCGTGTCCATATACCTGTATACGATTTGCATCATAACCCAGAACACTTTTCGGATCCTGAAGAATTTCGTCCAGAAAGGTTCTTGGGTGATGAAAGGAAGAACATTAAGCCGTTCACCTATATGCCATTCGGTGAAGGACCTCGAATATgtataggtaatattttttttatatttatcgttttattactatatgtattat
This region includes:
- the LOC126775244 gene encoding cytochrome P450 6B7-like, which translates into the protein MIVLYTIITFILVVLCSLYYYLTKNHDYWKKRKVPYLKPSLLFGNYKDYILFRKNLPNVAQDICRKFPNEPYVGVFYGTDPALIIKDPNLIKLVMAKDFYYFSYREVSQHLHKELITQNMFFNGGDKWKVLRQNLTALFSSAKMKNMFPLIESCASALEDALNREMTNQNTIEIKSLLARYTMDCIGSCAFGINTGTLTAKSSSNPFTIMGEKLFDVTNYGGFRLVSRAMWPALFYRLGFTLFDNDIIHFFNKILTEVFESRQYKESSRNDFVDLILGWKKKSYLIGDSITKFNTGAKTTISLNVDDNLLIAQCTLFFAAGFETTSTTTSFILYELAKRKDAQTRVLEEIDDYYQRHEGKIEYECINEMPFVQACIDETLRIYPVLGVLTREVTENYTLPTGLLLEKGTRVHIPVYDLHHNPEHFSDPEEFRPERFLGDERKNIKPFTYMPFGEGPRICIGLRFSKMPIVAGLLTILKNYSIELAEGMPRTIDFQPRALVVHAIGGINIKFIPRKT